A single region of the Pelagicoccus enzymogenes genome encodes:
- a CDS encoding GNAT family N-acetyltransferase: MKIEFPKAQPQQAKVLSDLAIESKGHWGYSKEQLDIWRKDLKIEEEEITQNLVRTILAEGELVGFFSIKREKNEDVLDHLWLLSKAIGRGIGNQAFKKIKEDCMNLKIEEFTVISDPDAEGFYLKQGCVRVGEVESKPQNRMLPKLKYRIKEIIQNQSCHTTPASAPR; this comes from the coding sequence ATGAAAATCGAGTTCCCCAAAGCACAGCCCCAACAAGCTAAAGTCTTGAGCGATTTGGCTATCGAGTCGAAGGGACACTGGGGCTACTCGAAGGAGCAACTCGATATCTGGAGGAAAGATCTAAAGATTGAAGAAGAAGAAATCACCCAAAACCTAGTTCGAACGATTCTAGCAGAAGGTGAGCTTGTTGGCTTCTTCTCGATCAAAAGAGAAAAGAACGAAGACGTTCTTGATCATCTCTGGCTTCTCTCGAAAGCAATCGGGCGAGGAATCGGAAATCAAGCATTCAAAAAGATCAAAGAGGACTGCATGAATCTAAAGATAGAAGAGTTCACAGTCATTTCCGATCCAGATGCGGAAGGATTCTACCTCAAGCAAGGTTGTGTCCGAGTTGGCGAGGTTGAGAGCAAACCACAGAACAGAATGCTTCCGAAACTCAAATATCGTATCAAAGAAATAATACAGAACCAGTCGTGCCATACAACTCCGGCCAGCGCTCCGCGCTAG